In the genome of Cryptomeria japonica chromosome 8, Sugi_1.0, whole genome shotgun sequence, one region contains:
- the LOC131064586 gene encoding uncharacterized protein LOC131064586 has product MRILSWNVRGYNAPDKTRLIKRCLDQVRPDILLLQETKIKEEDVNVFSRKFPAWKCILVGAQSASGGLAALWNDSVMDVVVIRSTRWWQWLKIQSFQFQTSFFLINIYGPNNSNLKMQMWEELADIMRNDRENLFILGGDFNAILRPLDKMGSVGWNRQSQRDLSSFVMNLGLIEIPFRTWDFTWTNRSSGFLNMAKRLDRFFIAGDWLESHWKSVAEILPISGSHHYPICLRIQEESAPERCSFKFETMWLRDSNIRKLIEQWWKHNLDNPELKQINREAVNHFSDIFNGVGNQGRDMHQVLGVIPACVKDEHNQRLMEPVSMEEVKLVVFGLGSDKSPGPNDFPALFFQKFWDILAKDILGVVEESRAGGFVLRDFNNTFIALIPKKAEITSFDDFYPISLCNTIYKIISKVMANRLKQILDLVISSEQSGFAPGKSIYEGIILAHEVIYSIQIART; this is encoded by the exons ATGAGAATCttatcatggaatgtcaggggctacaATGCCCCTGACAAGACCCGCTTGATCAAACGATGCCTTGATCAAGTGAGACCAGACATACTCCTTTTGCAAGAAACAAAGATTAAAGAAGAAGATGTTAATGTTTTTTCTAGGAAGTTTCCAGCCTGGAAATGTATTTTGGTGGGAGCTCAAAGTGCCTCAGGAGGCCTTGCGGCTCTTTGGAATGATTCAGTGATGGATGTAGTTGTTATTAGATCAACAAGGTGGTGGCAGTGGTTGAAGATTCAATCATTTCAGTTTCAAACAAGTTTTTTCCTTATCAACATTTATGGGCCCAACAACTCAAATCTGAAAATGCAGATGTGGGAGGAGCTGGCTGACATAATGAGAAATGACAGGGAGAATTTATTTATTCTTggaggggatttcaatgcaattctTCGCCCCTTGGATAAAATGGGCAGTGTAGGGTGGAATAGACAAAGCCAGAGAGATTTAAGCTCTTTTGTCATGAACTTAGGTTTGATTGAGATTCCCTTTAGAACATGggatttcacatggacaaataggagTAGTGGCTTTTTGAATATGGCAAAGAGGTTGGACAGGTTCTTTATTGCTGGTGACTGGTTGGAGAGTCACTGGAAGAGTGTTGCTGAGATTCTTCCTATTTCAGGCTCTCATCACTACCCCATTTGCCTCAGAATTCAAGAAGAAAGTGCCCCTGAGAGATGCTCGTTTAAATTTGAAACAATGTGGTTACGAGACAGCAACATCAGAAAATTAATTGAACAGTGGTGGAAGCACAATCTAGACAATCCAG AGTTGAAACAAATAAATCGGGAGGCAGTGAATCATTTCTCAGATATTTTCAATGGTGTTGGGAATCAGGGAAGAGATATGCATCAAGTTTTGGGGGTTATCCCTGCATGTGTGAAGGATGAGCACAATCAAAGGTTGATGGAGCCAGTGTCTATGGAGGAGGTGAAGCTTGTTGTTTTTGGTCTAGGGTCGGATAAATCACCAGGGCCAAATGATTTTCCAGCCctcttctttcaaaaattttgggaCATCCTAGCAAAGGATATCTTAGGAGTTGTAGAGGAATCAAGGGCGGGAGGGTTTGTGTTAAGGGATTTCAACAACACTTTTATAGCTTTGATTCCAAAGAAGGCTGAGATTACATCGTTTGATGACTTCTACCCGATCTCTTTATGCAATACTATCTATAAGATAATATCCAAAGTTATGGCAAATAGACTAAAACAAATTTTGGATTTGGTCATTTCTAGTGAACAAAGTGGATTTGCTCCAGGCAAATCCATCTATGAAGGAATTATCTTGGCTCATGAAGTTATTTATTCCATTCAAATAGCAAGGACATAA